Proteins encoded together in one Psilocybe cubensis strain MGC-MH-2018 chromosome 8, whole genome shotgun sequence window:
- a CDS encoding Sporulation protein RMD8, protein MSDIHGTVMTEVEDNPYGYIPTRSTAIIFLALFSISTLLHGFQAAKHRMWWLIPTACLCGLIEIIGWAGRLWSSFNVFNDSAFQMQICCTIIGPTPLLAASFIILGNIIKRLGPAYSRLTPKWYTIVFCSCDVISLVIQAIGGGMAASAEDTDGANRGADIMLVGIIFQLLVIVFFAICASEFYYRYLNRLPIIRKRNAEQETSSNSTLGNLHDPLTRNITIMTWALVFSTIVFFIRSIYRIIELADGWNGRIIQTEVYFNVLDGVMVILAIYTLNAFHPGRLLSTNDSEYQDKEAKLENLNSHNKQLNSATPSLPTRQKMSSTTKPAMPTRLPSNSQLPGRRKPASRLASLGLPNTRKNATSGTGPSMSRRASVTGLTSGPKSQRTSKTTHKLVELPSAPQTRPLLADIGDDLTLGHEIDGGVREYKSQAERMNKQQRKEAGFKRITAYCVAESFKMKLLSSFLKREHNVSPRAFDEALYVMYHLPLLPGYGPNANVRSSVPAKTRTGKTFLAHLSEAEENGYQGTYFTSQADRSPNDTREGYISSSSPVETRGSRVREPVVPPALAPPAETDEENDPGFVTDPGFATEPDVGFATEPELETPFSETSPGVVATPSFEVDPGAETDPGVYSQWKKPVVPEEPAKPRDEDVAEVVFFEYGVAVFFGLDEQQEKDILEDITNAGILKRKMEEDDWEIEECHFMHDPHIAYPRIYNDFFTLKSRSHLLKLSIAHALAQSTLLARYESNAQMVLSSPLTLSIPNQLAASGALKLRRHDALKLTGRLFKLRRDVNLVSNVLDVPELFWSEASLKDLYDAVREYMEIGPRVQVLNEKLGVASDFLDAIHDHLNNSAMERITWIVIWLIVVACLVELGEVVARLVFHAATTGPKLHTLTSASPSLSSLPSISREESLKVLERLMVVQSQSQSR, encoded by the exons TGCTGCATGGATTTCAAGCGGCGAAACACCGAATGTGGTGGCTGATTCCTACGGCCTGCCTATGCGGTCTCATTGAGATCATAGGTTGGGCAGGGCGACTATGGTCATCATTCAATGTTTTTAACGACTCAGCGTTCCAAATGCA AATATGCTGCACGATCATCGGTCCAACCCCACTGCTCGCTGCAAGCTTCATCATCCTCGGAAATATCATCAAAAGACTGGGTCCTGCATATAGCCGACTCACCCCTAAGTGGTATACAATTGTCTTCTGTTCCTGC GATGTAATCTCTCTAGTTATTCAAGCAATTGGAGGAGGTATGGCTGCCTCCGCTGAAGACACAGATGGTGCAAACAGG GGCGCTGATATCATGCTCGTCGGTATCATTTTCCAGCTAC TGGTTATTGTATTCTTTGCTATATGCGCCTCCGAGTTCTATTATCGATACCTCAACCGTTTACCCATCATCCGCAAGAGAAATGCTGAGCAAGAAACGAGCTCAAACTCCACTTTGGGCAATTTGCACGATCCTCTCACCAGGAACATTACGATCATGACCTGGGCTCTTGTGTTCAGCACAattgtcttcttcatccg TTCAATCTACAGAATCATCGAACTTGCGGATGGATGGAACGGAAGAATTATTCAAACAGAGGTCTATTTCA ATGTGCTAGATGGTGTCATGGTTATCCTTGCTATCTATACGCTCAATGCCTTCCATCCTGGACGGTTGCTATCGACGAATGATTCAGAGTATCAGGACAAAGAGGCGAAACTGGAAAACCTTAAT AGCCACAACAAGCAGCTTAATTCGGCGACACCATCGCTTCCCACACGCCAGAAGATGTCTTCGACGACGAAGCCAGCAATGCCTACTCGGCTCCCTTCTAATTCTCAACTtccaggaagaagaaaaccTGCATCTCGCTTAGCCTCGCTGGGATTGCCCAACACAAGGAAGAATGCCACCTCGGGGACAGGACCTTCCATGTCGCGCCGGGCGTCAGTCACCGGTCTGACGTCAGGTCCAAAATCACAGAGGACATCCAAGACAACGCACAAGCTCGTTGAACTCCCATCGGCGCCCCAAACTCGGCCGTTGCTAGCTGACATTGGAGATGATTTGACGTTGGGACATGAGATAGACGGTGGTGTGAGGGAGTACAAGAGTCAGGCGGAGCGTATGAACAAGCAGCAGAGGAAAGAGGCGGGGTTCAAGCGGATTACGGCCTACTGCGTGGCAGAGTCATTCAAGATGAAGCTTTTGTCGTCGTTTTTAAAGAGGGAACACAATGTGTCTCCTAGAGCATTTGACGAGGCGTTGTATGTT ATGTATCATTTACCATTACTACCGGGATATGGTCCCAACGCGAATGTTCGCTCTTCTGTGCCAGCCAAAACTCGCACCGGGAAGACCTTCCTGGCGCACCTCTCCGAAGCTGAAGAAAATGGCTACCAAGGCACATATTTCACGTCTCAAGCCGACCGATCCCCCAATGATACTCGAGAAGGCTACATCTCTTCGAGCTCCCCTGTCGAAACTCGCGGGTCCCGGGTCCGAGAGCCTGTTGTCCCTCCGGCACTCGCTCCTCCAGCAGAAACGGACGAAGAAAATGACCCTGGTTTCGTCACCGACCCTGGTTTCGCTACAGAACCTGACGTGGGTTTCGCCACAGAGCCAGAGCTAGAGACACCTTTTTCTGAAACGTCTCCGGGGGTAGTGGCTACACCCAGCTTTGAGGTAGACCCTGGTGCAGAAACAGATCCTGGAGTTTATTCTCAGTGGAAGAAGCCAGTGGTGCCAGAGGAGCCGGCCAAGCCACGGGATGAGGATGTAGCAGAGGTTGTATTTTTTGAGTATGGTGTGGCCGTCTTCTTTGGGTTAGACGAACAGCAGGAAAAAGATATCTTAGAGGACATCACAAACGCCGGGATCTTGAAGCGCAagatggaggaggatgactgggAGATCGAAGAATGTCATTTCATGCACGACCCACACATCGCATACCCTCGCATTTACAACGATTTTTTCA CTCTCAAATCCCGATCCCACTTACTCAAACTTTCCATTGCCCATGCCCTCGCGCAGTCCACTCTCCTCGCGCGCTACGAATCCAACGCCCAGATggtcctctcctctcctctgaCGCTTTCCATTCCCAATCAACTCGCCGCTTCTGGGGCTCTCAAACTCCGTCGCCACGATGCGCTTAAACTCACGGGGCGACTGTTCAAGCTTCGGAGGGACGTCAACCTAGTGTCAAATGTGCTTGACGTTCCGGAACTCTTTTGGAGTGAGGCCAGCTTGAAAGACTTATATGATGCTGTGCGAGAGTACATGGAGATTGGACCGAGAGTACAAGTGTTGAATGAAAAGCTGGGGGTGGCGAGTGACTTT CTGGATGCTATTCACGACCATCTAAATAATTCCGCAATGGAGCGGATAACGTGGATTGTTATTTG GCTGATTGTAGTTGCGTGTCTTGTCGAACTG GGTGAGGTGGTTGCCAGACTAGTATTTCACGCAGCGACAACAGGACCCAAATTGCATACCCTTACATCAGCCAGCCCTTCCTTATCTAGTCTTCCTTCAATATCAAGGGAAGAAAGTCTCAAGGTGCTCGAGCGCCTAATGGTGGTCCAGTCGCAATCTCAATCGCGATGA